CACCGAGAAGGTGACCAGGATCATCAAGCTGATTCCCGGCGACGTAGGCCGGCCCGTCACCGACCTCGCCTCGGACCTGCTCTACCCCGAGCTGGCCGACGACGCGCGCGAGGTGTTGCGGTCGCTGGTGTCGTTGGACAAACCGGTCGCCACGCGCGATGGTCGCTGGTACGCGATGCGCCTGATGCCCTACCGGACGATGGATGATCGCATTGACGGCGTGGTGATCACCTTCATGGACATCACCACCGCAAAGAAACTTGAAGCCGAGTTGCGCGCCAGCGACGCGAGCGGAAAGGAAACCCGGATATGAAATCCAAACTCGCCAGCGACCCTGCCGCGTTGCGCCGAGCGGCCGAAGCGCGATTGAGGGAAAAACCCGCAACCCGGCAGCCGCAGACCGGGGC
The sequence above is drawn from the Candidatus Angelobacter sp. genome and encodes:
- a CDS encoding PAS domain-containing protein, with the protein product TEKVTRIIKLIPGDVGRPVTDLASDLLYPELADDAREVLRSLVSLDKPVATRDGRWYAMRLMPYRTMDDRIDGVVITFMDITTAKKLEAELRASDASGKETRI